In Bactrocera oleae isolate idBacOlea1 chromosome 3, idBacOlea1, whole genome shotgun sequence, a genomic segment contains:
- the LOC106619401 gene encoding probable phosphorylase b kinase regulatory subunit beta isoform X1, giving the protein MRELPKTLSITVPTPGSTVPSGAPSSTGRQASLEDIHLDQFLKTSNYEDTVKQLDIYYGIVKRQLLRFQSPITGLFPVMSTDHEVGSVRDSVYCAAAVWSLYQAYRRIDDDRGKSYELGQSTVKCMRGILECWVKQARRVEVFKQRQSNQYALHSKFHLHTGEEIYADDAYNHLQIDLVSLYIIFLVQMITSGLQIIYTQDEVAFVQNLVYYVERSYRTPDFGMWERGSKYNNGTPEIHASSIGMAKSALEAINGCNLFGEKGASWSVVYVDIDAHNRNRSIFETMLPRESSSKGVDSSLLLTLSFPAFASHEERLVEQTKHNVITRLRGKRGFKRFSRDGFLSKLEEKDRRYYHNGELKDFEGHECEWPLFYIEMIIDGVFKSNSEQIEEYQNELRNCLHTDVNGDPVVTMYYAPDGEGSYVRSPSQTLFLWGQSMFIIAQLLTAGLLHINELDPIRRYLPSYNRPRRGGRYSAFQGKATDDKHATPRVPLILDVKEGTATDLVVQIVLIAESQRLQAMMATYGIQTQTPHEVEPVQIWSSTELIKVYQHLGVNNKVGLTGRPGRPVGSLGTSKVYRICGMTVLCYPLIFEVSDFYLYRDMALLIDDIKTELQFVGKYWRLSGRPTVCLLIREEHMRDPQFKEMLNLLAMLKKGYCDGMKVRIGRLQNLISSSCIEHLDFMNQSNLPDNENAFVQINHEYIGYQSLTDVPKALSYVEQKISLDHFKNRPTHEIIDSMRSTESIYCLCQLWGILLEREGPNFEVNGLSVNQALTQLYHRAGSLRYWRAVRYCSSLLHHIVDSISPFITTVLVNGKELTVGVIGQKETNFDKPMTPAEIQNVMYTTVQPYNVIQAVLQQEVVLYCGRLIATNPSMFRGILKIRVGWVLEAMRLYLQMSGQESIDLENLSPYQVRILLQKVLTVSEWAVEEKLTTLQRRQLEGCLCRVPKHFYNKIWEILQRTQGITTQGHLLPTVPTLVNMSRGEITFSLLVEETLMCIDCPERRQITVELLCIIATILNRNPELHFKQALDIDDIISEAFGMYCKDNNIERQNDNNMQAFYALIYTETTGYLARAAVNKVLQGGALSTLDENGFSNGTDHLHDETCHVS; this is encoded by the exons ATGCGTGAACTACCAAAAAC ACTCAGCATTACGGTGCCCACACCTGGTAGTACAGTGCCATCAGGAGCACCATCCTCCACTGGAAGACAGGCTAGCCTTGAAGACATACATTTAGATCAGTTCCTCAAAACATCTAACTATGAAGATACAGTGAAACAATTAGACATATACTATGGCATTG TCAAACGACAATTATTGCGCTTCCAAAGTCCCATAACTGGTCTATTTCCGGTTATGAGTACGGATCATGAAGTGGGCTCAGTACGTGATAGTGTTTACTGCGCAGCAGCTGTGTGGAGTTTATATCAAGCATATCGTCGTATTGATGATGACCGCGGCAAGTCCTATGAATTGGGTCAATCGACTGTGAAGTGCATGCGCGGCATTCTAGAATGTTGGGTGAAACAGGCACGTCGTGTGGAAGTTTTCAAACAGCGTCAATCCAATCAATATGCTTTGCATAGTAAATTTCATTTGCATACAGGTGAAGAAATTTACGCCGATGATGCCTACAATCATTTGCAAATCGATTTGGTatctttgtatataatatttttggtgCAAATGATCACATCGGGTTTGCAAATTATCTACACGCAG GATGAAGTTGCTTTTGTGCAGAATTTGGTTTATTATGTTGAACGCTCCTATCGCACACCCGATTTTGGCATGTGGGAGCGTGGTTCCAAGTACAATAATGGCACACCAGAAATACATGCTTCATCTATTG gcaTGGCTAAGTCCGCTTTGGAAGCTATTAACGGTTGTAATCTGTTTGGCGAGAAGGGCGCTTCGTGGAGCGTAGTTTATGTGGACATTGATGCGCACAATCGTAATCGCAGTATTTTTGAGACAATGCTGCCAAGAGAATCCAGCTCTAAG GGTGTTGACTCTTCACTGCTATTGACATTATCATTTCCCGCCTTTGCATCGCACGAGGAACGCTTAGTGGAGCAAACCAAGCATAATGTCATTACGCGTTTGCGTGGCAAGCGTGGCTTCAAGCGTTTCAGTCGTGATGGTTTTCTTAGCAAACTTGAAGAAAAAGATAGACG ttACTATCACAACGGCGAACTGAAAGATTTCGAAGGTCACGAATGTGAATGGCCACTGTTTTATATTGAAATGATCATTGATGGCGTCTTCAAGAGCAACTCGGAGCAAATCGAAGAATATCAAAATGAATTGCGCAATTGCTTGCATACCGATGTCAATGGTGATCCAGTGGTCACTATGTATTATGCGCCAGATGGTGAGGGTTCCTATGTGCGCTCGCCCTCGCAAACGCTTTTCCTTTGGGGACAATCAATGTTTATTATTGCGCAGCTACTAACCGCTGGTCTACTACACATCAATGAATTAGATCCAATACGTCGTTATCTGCCGAGCTACAATCGCCCACGACGCGGTGGTCGTTACTCAGCATTTCAG GGAAAAGCCACCGATGACAAACATGCC ACACCGCGTGTACCCTTAATACTGGATGTCAAAGAG GGCACCGCCACCGATTTGGTTGTGCAGATTGTCTTAATTGCGGAATCGCAACGCTTGCAAGCAATGATGGCAACTTATGGCATACAAACGCAAACACCGCATGAG GTTGAACCCGTGCAAATTTGGTCTTCCACCGAATTGATTAAAGTGTATCAACATTTGGGTGTAAACAATAAAGTTGGCCTAACCGGTCGTCCGGGCCGACCAGTCGGCTCCTTAGGCACGAGCAAAGTGTATCGCATCTGCGGCATGACTGTACTTTGTTATCCACTCATTTTTGAGGTGTCCGATTTCTATTTGTATCGTGACATGGCGCTACTGATTGACGATATTAAAACCGAGTTACAATTCGTCGGCAAATACTGGCGTCTCTCTGGACGTCCGACAGTGTGTCTGCTGATACGCGAGGAGCATATGCGTGATCCGCAATTCAAAGAAATGCTCAACTTGTTGGCTATGCTAAAGAAGGGCTACTGCGATGGCATGAAGGTGCGCATCGGACGTCTGCAGAATTTGATAAGCAGCTCATGCATTG aacATCTTGACTTTATGAACCAAAGCAATTTGCCGGACAATGAAAACGCTTTTGTGCAAATCAATCATGAGTACATTGGCTATCAGTCGTTGACCGACGTGCCGAAGGCGCTGTCCTATGTTGAGCAGAAAATTTCGCTAGAT CACTTTAAAAACAGACCCACACATGAAATCATTGACAGCATGCGCAGTACTGAGTCCATTTATTGTCTCTGTCAATTGTGGGGCATTTTATTGGAGCGTGAGGGCCCCAATTTCGAAGTCAATGGCCTGAGCGTCAATCAAGCGCTCACACAACTCTATCATCGTGCCGGTTCGTTGCGTTACTGGCGCGCGGTGCGTTACTGTTCCTCTCTCCTCCATCACATAGTCGATTCAATCAGTCCGTTCATCACCACGGTGCTGGTCAATGGCAAGGAGTTGACTGTTGGTGTCATAGGGCAAAAGGAGACGAACTTCGATAAACCGATGACACCGGCGGAGATACAGAATGTCATGTACACGACAGTGCAGCCATACAATGTGATACAGGCGGTGTTGCAGCAAGAGGTTGTACTGTATTGTGGACGTTTGATTGCCACAAACCCATCCATGTTTAGGGGCATATTGAAG atACGCGTCGGTTGGGTTTTGGAAGCTATGCGTCTTTACTTGCAGATGTCTGGCCAGGAATCGATTGATTTGGAAAACCTTTCTCCCTATCAAGTGCGTATACTCTTGCAAAAGGTGTTGACTGTTAGCGAATGGGCTGTAGAGGAAAA ACTCACCACCTTGCAACGCCGCCAATTGGAGGGTTGCCTCTGCCGCGTACCAAAACATTTCTACAATAAAATCTGGGAAATTCTGCAACGCACACAAGGTATTACCACACAAGGTCATCTGTTGCCCACCGTACCAACACTTGTGAATATGAGTCGTGGTGAGATCACTTTCTCATTGTTGGTGGAAGAGACTTTAATGTGTATAGACTGTCCGGAAAGGCGTCAAATCACTGTAGAACTCTTATGCATCATCGCCACAATATTGAATCG CAATCCCGAGTTGCATTTCAAGCAAGCGCTTGATATTGATGACATAATCAGCGAGGCGTTCGGCATGTATTGCAAG GACAACAACATCGAGCGTCAGAATGACAACAACATGCAAGCTTTCTATGCACTCATTTATACCGAAACCACCGGCTATTTGGCGCGCGCCGCTGTCAACAAAGTGCTGCAAGGTGGCGCTTTATCTACACTCGATGAGAATGGCTTCTCGAATGGCACGGATCATTTGCATGATGAGACGTGTCATGTTTcttaa